The following are encoded in a window of Episyrphus balteatus chromosome X, idEpiBalt1.1, whole genome shotgun sequence genomic DNA:
- the LOC129920588 gene encoding nitrilase and fragile histidine triad fusion protein NitFhit has translation MLVNQVTRRVSPVLKNLYISIRTIPKVIPVQTMSTESKIVEPNNNLVGVAQMRSTNDKNANLEQVKLLFQKAKSLNVKFLFLPECCDFVGENRQETLTLSECLSSSISPYADLARDNNMWVSLGGIHESILNSSSEKTEKIYNTHVLINSNGEIVKTYHKLHLFDVVTPEFRFRESDVVSNGDRIIAPVETPIGKLGMQICYDIRFAEPSTILRKLGAEVLSYPSAFAFTTGQAHWEVLLRARAIENQCYVVAPAQIGFHNSKRQSYGYAMIVDPWGKILACSEQRELDVITAHIDHNKLEKIRQNMPCFEHRRNDIYSLSAIETAELENVDRIFGSQTIPASTIFFESPYCYAFTNLRCVVKGHVLVSTKRVAPRLQDLNRDEISDLFNTVCKIQRMLEDIYHTSAATVTVQDGPDAGQTINHVHFHVMPRRPGDFGHNDQIYTQLEKICDSKNRDITEMVSEAEIYRDFIIKRRI, from the exons ATGCTTGTTAATCAAGTTACGAGAAGAGTTTCtccagttttaaaaaatttatatatttccaTTAGAACAATACCCAAAG TAATTCCTGTGCAAACTATGTCAACTGAATCGAAAATAGTGGAACCAAACAATAATCTAGTTGGTGTTGCACAAATGCGTTCAACGAACGACAAAAATGCAAATCTAGAACAAGTaaaacttctttttcaaaagGCCAAAAGCTTAAACGTTAAG TTCCTTTTTCTACCCGAATGTTGTGACTTTGTTGGGGAAAATCGACAAGAAACCCTTACATTATCAGAATGTCTAAGTTCAAGCATTTCACCGTATGCAGATTTGGCTAGAGATAACAATATGTGGGTCTCCCTTGGTGGCATCCATGAATCTATTCTGAATTCG tcTTCCGAGAAGACCGAGAAAATTTATAATACTCACGTATTAATCAATTCGAATGGGGAAATTGTTAAAACTTACCATAAACTACACTTGTTTGATGTTGTGACACCAGAATTCCGTTTTCGAGAATCCGATGTGGTTTCAAATGGAGACCGTATAATTGCACCGGTAGAAACGCCTATAGGTAAATTAGGGATGCAAATT TGCTATGATATTCGTTTCGCTGAACCGTCAACAATACTACGAAAACTTGGTGCTGAAGTTCTATCCTATCCTTCAGCATTTGCTTTTACAACTGGGCAAGCACACTGGGAAGTGTTATTGCGAGCTAGAGCTATTGAGAATCAATGTTATGTTGTAGCACCTGCCCAAATAGGATTTCATAATTCTAAAAGACAAAGCTACGGATATGCAATG ATTGTTGATCCATGGGGAAAGATTTTGGCCTGCAGCGAGCAAAGAGAACTAGATGTTATTACAGCTCATATAGATCACAACAAATTAGAGAAAATTCGGCAAAATATGCCATGTTTCGAACATCGTCGTAACGATATCTACAGTTTAAGTGCAATTGAGACTGCTGAGCTAGAAAATGTTGATCGAATATTTGGTTCACAGACCATTCCggcatcaacaattttttttgagagcCCATATTGTTATGCATTCACAAATTTACGATGTGTTGTAAAAGGAC atgTTTTAGTATCAACGAAGCGTGTGGCGCCACGGTTGCAAGATCTGAATCGAGATGAGATAAGTGATTTATTTAATACTGTATGTAAAATTCAAAGAATGTTAGAAGATATTTACCATACTTCAGCGGCTACAGTAACAGTGCAAGATGGTCCTGATGCCGGACAAACTATTAAT CACGTGCATTTCCATGTGATGCCTCGGCGGCCTGGAGATTTTGGCCACAACGATCAAATTTACACTCAACTTGAAAAAATATGTGATAGTAAAAATCGTGATATTACCGAAATGGTTTCTGAAGCAGAAATATATCGGGATTTCATTATCAAGAGGAGAATTTaa
- the LOC129920589 gene encoding uncharacterized protein LOC129920589 — MKLNILKCFYCCCTCWKKRNTFDLERRELNILLLGMKSVGKTEVGYILAGKKRTIYETTNGVQCYKTRLPKCSLAITEVGGNRQSEKLWHHYYSRTMGLIYCYDMSIDDQQLQTSFQLLNKIVSHQFMRGKVMLLVGTKSDLVNDTIQLYDIENRFALENLANKYFMKIKTIHFNPNKLESLWNGIEWLANNININYSNLKNRIENDNDIEKTLKKQQQKSIKFSNRRAKTAPASINSSQHRRSSLIFPWNMHHTNVF, encoded by the exons atgaaattaaatattcttaaatgtttttattgttgttgtacatgctggaaaaaaagaaatacgtTTGATTTAGAACG TCGTGAATTGAATATTCTTCTATTGGGAATGAAAAGCGTTGGAAAAACGGAAGTTGGTTATATCCTCGCTGGAAAGAAGAGAACCATATATGAAACGACAAATGGCGTTCAATGCTATAAAACTAGATTACCAAAGTGTTCATTGGCCATTACAGAAGTAGGTGGCAATAGACAAAGTGAAAAACTATGGCATCATTATTATTCCAGA ACTATGGGACTGATATATTGTTACGATATGTCCATTGACGATCAACAATTACAAACATCATTCCAActcctaaataaaattgtgtctCATCAATTTATGCGTGGCAAAGTTATGCTTTTGGTTGGCACAAAATCCGATTTAGTTAATGACACTATTCAATTGTATGATATTGAAAATAGATTTGCACTCGAGAATcttgcaaataaatattttatgaaaattaaaacaatacatTTCAATCCCAATAAACTGGAAAGCCTTTGGAACGGCATTGAATGGTTAgctaataatataaacattaattattcaaacttaaaaaatcgaataGAGAATGATAATGATAtcgaaaaaacattaaaaaaacagcaacaaaaatcaataaaa ttttcaaatcgAAGAGCAAAAACTGCTCCAGCAAGCATCAATTCATCGCAACATAGAAGGTCTTCTCTTATTTTTCCTTGGAATATGCACCATACAAATGTTTTTTGA
- the LOC129920591 gene encoding RING finger protein vilya-like, whose translation MTSAQRKCTSKWIHCNRCMENYMKKERKLYILSCYDVVCETCLMAGNKEKMCPVCKNIVRGFVICNNLPPKLKEMFHPRPWSLKFNRTSTVYKFQKKQRNSFLTGCKKLREFLKYLEKNRNTMKEDCKNMYLNHKQLKKDHSKLKGSVKRFKEMRAAKQRAQHGLYANRSHGFDMFEAQTKINRSISRSREISSTCHMMQTSRNENVFEISSDEDSSPSRSFYL comes from the exons atgacTTCAGCTCAACGTAAATGTACCAGTAAATGGATCCACTGCAACCGATGCATGGAAAATTacatgaaaaaagaaagaaaactttATATTCTCTCTTGCTATGATGTAGTCTGCGAGACGTGTCTAATGGCTG gaaataaagaaaaaatgtgtcCAGTTTGCAAAAATATAGTCAGAGGTTttgttatttgcaataatttaccACCAAAACTCAAAGAAATGTTTCATCCGCGTCCATGGTCATTAAAATTCAATAGGACTTCAACTgtgtataaatttcaaaaaaagcaacgGAATTCTTTTCTAACTGGATgtaaaaaattg AGAGAATTTCTCAAATACTTAGAAAAGAACCGCAACACAATGAAAGAAGATTGCAAAAATATGTATCTAAATCACAAGCAACTAAAGAAAGACCACTCAAAACTCAAAGGATCTGTAAAGAGATTTAAAGAAATGAGGGCTGCGAAACAACGTGCTCAACACGG tttgtaTGCAAATCGTTCTCATGGATTTGATATGTTTGAAGCACAAACAAAGATCAATCGATCAATCTCACGAAGTCGTGAGATTTCATCAACATGTCACATGATGCAAACATCAAGAAACGAAAATGTTTTTGAGATCTCCTCAGACGAAGACAGTTCTCCATCAAGAAGTTtctatttataa
- the LOC129920592 gene encoding ubiquitin-conjugating enzyme E2 J2, which translates to MTNRKPTAMSRMKQDYLRLKKDPVPYITAEPLPSNLLEWHYVVKGPEDSPYQGGYYHGTLLFPREFPFKPPSIYMLTPNGRFKTNTRLCLSISDFHPDTWNPTWSVGTILTGLLSFMLESTPTLGSTESSLYEKQQYAKKSLAFNLKNSNFRELFPQICDEINCRLKTQQQLLQATTTGNKLTTCSNSTGETVTGSNKAAKNYNNNNVNNAAGGTNGSLGGIAISDENDFNENSKNDNTNVNNHTNNKNSNSDSYCNWHSIYSNLIAIISFAIFALIVNYVIKNLN; encoded by the exons ATGACAAACCGAAAGCCAACGGCTATGTCACGCATGAAACAAGACTATCTACGTCTAAAAAAGGATCCTGTACCGTATATCACAGCTGAGCCCTTGCCATCAAATTTGCTAGAATGGCATTATGTTGTTAAGGGTCCAGAAGATTCGCCATATCAAGGTGGATACTATCATGGCACGCTTTTGTTTCCACGTGAATTTCCTTTCAAACCGCCTTCGATTTATATGTTAACACCTAATGGTCGATTTAAAACAAATACACGGCTTTGTTTAAGTATATCAG ATTTCCATCCGGACACTTGGAACCCAACTTGGTCGGTTGGGACGATTTTAACTGGCTTGCTTAGTTTTATG CTGGAAAGTACACCTACTTTGGGTTCAACGGAAAGTTCGCTATATGAAAAACAACAATACGCAAAGAAATCTTTagcattcaatttaaaaaattcaaattttcgtgAACTATTTCCTCAAATATGCGATGAAATAAATTGCCGTttaaaaacacaacaacaactcCTACAAGCTACAACTACTGGCAACAAATTGACAACGTGCAGCAATTCAACTGGTGAAACAGTAACTGGCAGCAATAAAGCGGCCAAAAACTATAACAACAATAATGTCAATAACGCAGCAGGTGGTACTAACGGCAGTTTAGGCGGCATTGCCATCAGCGATGagaatgatttcaacgaaaattccaaaaatgataATACCAACGTTAATAAtcatacaaataataaaaattccaaTTCCGATAGCTATTGTAATTGGCATTCGATATATTCTAATTTAATAGCAATTATAAGTTTTGCAATATTCGCATTGATTGTAAATTATGTGATTAAGAATTTgaattaa
- the LOC129920595 gene encoding ceramide glucosyltransferase, with protein MSPIIYSLYGFAFLFLIFWCGTWCIHLLAIIYGYGKFKFQRKSSNYPLETPWPGVSILKPLMGSDPNLEHNLETFFTMDYPVYELLFCVEEKSDPVVPIVEALMAKYPLIDASLFIGGSQVGVNPKINNMFPGYAAAKHEFIMISDSGIKMKNDTLMDMVQNMTEKTGLVHQMPFTCDRDGFAAAFEKIYFGTVQARIYLSADLLGINCHTGMSCLFRKNVMDEVGGLQKFGCYLAEDFFIAKCFTDHGWKMRISNQPAWQNSGICDISNFQARLTRWAKLRVAMVPTTILLEPLSECMVVGAFASWSVNVLFNYDSLVFYLVHILTWFLSDYILLSIVQNGSLPFHKFEFVIGWLFREISGPYLFLQALWNPAIRWRTRIYKLEWGGIAKELPISSNCASTNGFLNNIS; from the exons ATGTCACCAATTATTTATTCGCTTTATGGTttcgcatttttatttttaatattttggtgcGGAACTTGGTGTATACATCTACTAGCCATCATATATGGATATgg gaaatttaaatttcaaagaaaatcctCCAACTATCCACTAGAAACACCATGGCCAGGAGTTTCCATTCTTAAACCATTAATGGGCTCCGATCCAAATTTAGAACACAATTTAGAAACGTTTTTCACAATGGACTATCCAGTT TATGAACTTCTGTTTTGCGTTGAAGAAAAATCCGACCCGGTTGTTCCTATTGTTGAAGCTTTAATGGCTAAATATCCATTAATTGATGCTAGTTTATTTATTGGTGGATCTCAAGTTGGCGTGAATCCGAAAATAAATAACATGTTTCCAGGTTATGCCGCAGCAAAACATGAATTTATAATGATATCCGATAGTGGAAttaaaa TGAAAAACGACACTCTGATGGATATGGTACAAAACATGACAGAAAAAACAGGACTTGTTCATCAAATGCCATTTACCTGCGATCGCGATGGATTTGCTGCTGCTTTTGAAAAA atttattttggaACGGTACAAGCGCGCATCTACCTCAGTGCCGATTTGCTTGGTATCAACTGCCATACCGGCATGTCATGCCTGTTTCGTAAGAATGTCATGGACGAAGTCGGCGGTCTACAAAAATTCGGATGTTATCTGGCCGAAGACTTTTTTATCGCGAAATGTTTCACCGATCACGGATGGAAAATGCGCATAAGTAATCAGCCAGCTTGGCAAAATAGCGGTATTTGTGATATAAGCAACTTCCAAGCACGACTAACACGTTGGGCAAAACTTCGTGTTGCAATGGTCCCAACTACAATACTACTAGAGCCGCTATCCGAGTGTATGGTTGTTGGTGCTTTTGCTTCCTGGTCTGTAAATGTGCTCTTCAATTATGATTCTCTAGTTTTTTATCTAGTTCATATATTGACGTGGTTCCTTTCTGACTATATATTACTGTCTATTGTGCAG aaTGGTTCATTACCTTTTCACAAATTCGAATTTGTGATCGGTTGGTTATTTCGGGAGATAAGTGGaccatatttatttttacaagcCCTGTGGAATCCTGCGATACGATGGAGAACTCGTATCTATAAGCTCGAATGGGGAGGTATTGCCAAAGAGTTGCCTATAAGTAGCAATTGTGCTAGTACTAATGGATTTCTAAATAATATTTCATAG